From a region of the Neobacillus niacini genome:
- a CDS encoding Na+/H+ antiporter subunit D, with translation MNNLVILPIIIPIIAGMIMVIFRKSIKLQRFLSVFSTIAISIATLLLIIQIHTKGIQTLHLGGWKAPFGVSMVADMFSSLLILVTSIVSLCCLLFAFHSIGKERESNYFYPLFLFLITGVNGSFITGDIFNLFVCFEVMLVASYVLISLGGTRIQLSESIKYILINIISSFLFLVAIAFLYAMTGTLNFAHLSLRVAEVGQEGLMTTVAILFLIVFSLKAGLFLFFWLPGSYSVPPTAISAIFAALLTKVGIYAIIRVFTLVFYHEPEVTHLLIGILAAVTMLLGAIGAVAFWDIKRILTYNVIVGVGFILAGVASFTTEGMTGSLYYLIHDMIVKALIFLLGGTIIHLTGTSKLKEISGLIRLHPGLGWMFFIAALSLSGIPPLSGFLGKIFITEGTFEAGYFWLGGIGLFTSLMVLYSIMKIFMNVFWGYTDLTEEKEKGTTKGLMLPIGILTIITISLGLGAEGIHNYVDNAVEGLMNPSLYIEAVLGNNLGQ, from the coding sequence ATGAATAATTTGGTCATTTTGCCAATCATTATCCCTATTATAGCGGGAATGATTATGGTGATCTTTAGGAAAAGTATAAAATTGCAGAGATTTCTAAGTGTTTTTTCTACAATAGCGATAAGCATTGCGACTCTTTTGCTAATCATTCAAATTCATACTAAGGGAATTCAAACCCTTCATTTAGGCGGCTGGAAAGCTCCCTTTGGGGTAAGTATGGTGGCTGATATGTTTTCAAGCTTACTGATTCTGGTAACCAGTATTGTTTCCCTCTGTTGTTTATTATTTGCTTTTCACTCCATTGGAAAAGAGAGAGAATCCAACTACTTTTACCCGCTATTTTTGTTTTTAATTACAGGGGTTAATGGTTCCTTTATCACCGGAGATATTTTTAATTTATTTGTTTGCTTCGAGGTGATGTTAGTTGCATCCTATGTGTTGATTTCACTGGGAGGTACGAGAATCCAGCTCAGCGAGTCTATTAAGTATATATTAATTAACATCATCTCTTCTTTTCTTTTTCTAGTTGCTATCGCATTTCTTTATGCAATGACCGGAACCCTGAATTTTGCACACCTGTCGCTTCGTGTAGCTGAGGTTGGACAAGAGGGTCTTATGACCACGGTCGCGATTTTATTTTTAATAGTATTTAGTTTAAAAGCAGGTCTTTTTCTATTCTTTTGGCTTCCTGGCTCCTACAGTGTTCCTCCAACAGCAATCTCAGCTATTTTTGCTGCTTTGTTAACGAAGGTAGGAATCTATGCCATTATAAGAGTTTTCACACTGGTCTTTTATCATGAGCCAGAGGTGACTCATTTATTGATCGGAATATTAGCTGCGGTAACGATGCTATTAGGAGCAATTGGGGCAGTCGCTTTTTGGGATATTAAAAGAATTTTGACTTATAACGTCATTGTCGGTGTAGGATTTATTTTAGCAGGAGTTGCTTCCTTTACAACTGAAGGGATGACGGGATCCCTATACTATTTAATTCACGATATGATTGTGAAGGCATTGATTTTCCTTTTAGGAGGAACAATCATCCATCTTACTGGAACAAGTAAGCTTAAAGAAATAAGCGGCCTTATCCGCTTGCACCCGGGATTAGGCTGGATGTTTTTTATTGCGGCATTGTCACTGTCAGGCATTCCGCCATTAAGTGGCTTTCTGGGGAAAATTTTCATAACAGAGGGAACTTTCGAAGCAGGCTACTTTTGGCTGGGGGGAATTGGATTGTTTACCAGCCTTATGGTCTTGTATTCGATAATGAAAATCTTTATGAATGTCTTTTGGGGTTATACCGACTTAACGGAGGAGAAAGAGAAGGGGACAACAAAGGGGTTAATGTTACCAATAGGAATCCTTACCATAATAACGATTTCGCTCGGATTAGGTGCAGAAGGGATTCATAATTACGTTGATAATGCAGTTGAAGGCTTAATGAATCCAAGCCTATATATTGAAGCAGTATTGGGCAACAATCTTGGTCAATAA
- a CDS encoding Na(+)/H(+) antiporter subunit C, giving the protein METLMSILVGILFSIGTYLILTKTLLRIILGTSILGHGVNLLIITMGGLKKGGPPLLGIKNLTYADSLPQALLLTAIVINFATTALFLVLSYRAYKVLGTDNTEQLRGIENE; this is encoded by the coding sequence ATGGAAACGTTGATGTCTATCCTTGTTGGTATATTATTTTCAATTGGAACGTACTTGATTTTAACGAAAACCTTATTAAGAATCATTTTGGGGACCTCGATCCTTGGTCATGGCGTCAATTTACTGATTATCACGATGGGAGGGTTAAAAAAGGGAGGTCCGCCGCTTCTGGGCATAAAGAATCTAACATATGCTGATTCATTACCACAAGCCCTTTTATTAACAGCGATTGTGATAAATTTTGCTACAACAGCTCTTTTTTTAGTGCTGAGTTATCGTGCTTATAAGGTGTTGGGCACGGATAATACAGAGCAACTGAGAGGTATTGAGAATGAATAA
- a CDS encoding Na(+)/H(+) antiporter subunit B: MKKPNDVIIRSVTKVAVVIIFTFAINLFISGHHFPGGGFIGGLAFASGLILMFLTFDIETVRTYIPVDFKVMAAVGVLIAVLTGVGGMVLGAPFLSQSFGYFELPIFGKTELATAVIFDVGVALAVIGTSITIIMSIGDDR, encoded by the coding sequence ATGAAGAAGCCAAATGATGTTATCATCCGAAGTGTAACAAAAGTTGCAGTCGTGATAATATTTACATTTGCTATAAATCTTTTTATATCAGGACATCATTTTCCCGGCGGTGGTTTTATCGGTGGCTTGGCTTTTGCTTCGGGCTTAATCCTCATGTTTTTAACCTTTGATATTGAAACAGTACGTACTTATATCCCAGTCGATTTTAAAGTAATGGCTGCGGTAGGTGTGTTAATTGCTGTTTTGACTGGAGTAGGTGGAATGGTTCTAGGAGCTCCATTCTTATCACAATCGTTTGGCTATTTTGAACTACCAATCTTCGGCAAGACAGAACTTGCCACAGCAGTGATTTTTGATGTAGGAGTAGCTTTAGCCGTTATTGGAACCTCCATTACAATAATAATGAGTATTGGGGATGATCGATAA
- a CDS encoding Na+/H+ antiporter subunit A yields the protein MSSWLHIMILIPFIFAIVVPYIYKQLTPRIHTGWFVLFIPLVIFAYLLTYIPNISEGNTFTETVPWIPAYDINFITYMDGLSLILGLLISGIGTLVILYSIFYLSKHREALNNFYVYLLIFMGAMLGLVFSDNIFVLYVFWETTSISSFLLIAYWYEREKSRYGAQKSMLITIFGGLAMLAGFILLSMITDTYSIREMISNSTDISSHSLFIPGMILILIGAFTKSAQFPFSIWLPDAMEAPTPISAYLHSATMVKAGIYLVARMTPIFGGAAEWFWLVTGVGLITLLYGSVNAVRQTDLKALLAYSTISQLGLIMSLLGLGSASFYYGVGTDSSVYAMAIFAAIFHLVNHSTFKGCLFMVVGIIDHETGTRDIRRLGGLMHLMPISFTLTVIGSFAMAGLPPFNGFLSKEMFFTAVLNVSTMSVFNAETFGLAIPIIAWIASVFTFVYSMILVFKTFRGKNKPEKLGRVVHEAPIGMLLSPLILGSLVIIIFFFPNVLSHYLLKPAMHAVVPMLADAGELKIKVSAWHGWNTELFMTFGVIVLGTLLYIYLKKWYRLYHLYPDDFTLNSMYNLSLEKMESLSKFITERYMTGFIRDYLVYIFSFIILVVGGAIWLFDGFSFDPSNDAPANFFEVGLMTAMVITAITVLFSKTRLTSIVAVGALGFLVSFFFVLFRAPDLALTQLVVETVTTALFLLCFYHLPQLRKEKSRIQFKVVNAIISIGVGVVVTLIALSANGNRLFESISSFYENSYELAGAKNIVNSILVDFRGIDTMLEILVLCIAGLGVYTLIKIRLTGRDENEEAK from the coding sequence ATGTCTTCATGGTTACACATTATGATTTTGATTCCATTTATATTTGCAATCGTGGTCCCCTACATTTATAAACAATTGACACCACGTATTCATACAGGATGGTTTGTCCTATTTATTCCTTTAGTGATATTTGCTTATTTATTAACTTATATACCCAATATTTCAGAAGGGAATACTTTCACAGAAACTGTTCCATGGATTCCAGCCTACGATATTAACTTCATAACATATATGGATGGATTAAGCCTAATTCTAGGATTGTTAATTTCCGGAATTGGTACATTAGTTATCCTTTATTCTATTTTCTATCTGTCTAAACATCGGGAAGCACTAAATAATTTCTATGTGTATTTATTGATATTTATGGGAGCTATGCTCGGTCTAGTATTTTCTGATAATATTTTTGTTTTATATGTCTTTTGGGAAACAACAAGTATATCATCTTTCTTATTAATTGCGTATTGGTATGAACGTGAAAAATCACGTTATGGTGCACAAAAATCGATGTTGATTACGATTTTTGGCGGGCTGGCGATGCTGGCAGGCTTCATCTTGCTCTCTATGATTACGGATACGTATAGCATTCGTGAAATGATAAGCAATTCAACTGATATTTCATCGCATTCATTGTTTATTCCTGGAATGATATTAATATTAATCGGAGCGTTTACAAAGTCAGCGCAATTCCCATTTAGTATTTGGTTACCCGATGCAATGGAGGCGCCTACCCCAATAAGTGCTTATTTACATTCTGCAACAATGGTGAAAGCAGGGATTTATTTAGTTGCCCGTATGACACCGATTTTCGGTGGTGCAGCAGAATGGTTTTGGCTTGTAACAGGGGTAGGATTGATAACTTTATTATATGGATCTGTAAATGCAGTGAGACAAACGGACCTTAAGGCTTTATTGGCCTACTCAACAATTAGTCAATTAGGATTAATCATGAGCCTACTTGGTTTAGGGTCTGCCTCCTTCTATTACGGAGTGGGTACCGATTCCTCTGTATATGCTATGGCCATATTTGCTGCGATTTTCCACTTAGTTAATCATTCTACATTTAAAGGCTGTCTGTTTATGGTTGTTGGGATTATTGACCATGAGACGGGAACTCGAGATATTCGCAGGTTGGGTGGTTTGATGCACCTCATGCCTATTTCTTTTACCCTAACCGTAATTGGAAGTTTTGCGATGGCTGGACTTCCGCCATTTAACGGATTTTTAAGTAAGGAAATGTTTTTTACTGCGGTATTAAATGTATCAACTATGTCTGTGTTTAATGCAGAGACATTCGGTCTGGCTATACCAATCATCGCTTGGATTGCCAGTGTGTTTACTTTTGTCTATAGCATGATTCTTGTTTTTAAAACCTTTAGAGGAAAGAATAAACCTGAAAAATTAGGCAGGGTAGTGCATGAGGCCCCGATTGGGATGTTACTATCCCCACTTATCCTCGGTTCTCTTGTTATCATTATTTTCTTTTTTCCGAATGTCCTTTCACACTACTTATTAAAACCTGCTATGCATGCAGTGGTACCTATGCTTGCTGATGCAGGTGAATTGAAAATAAAAGTCAGTGCTTGGCATGGTTGGAATACAGAGTTGTTTATGACATTTGGAGTCATCGTGCTGGGGACCTTGTTGTACATTTATTTGAAAAAGTGGTATCGACTTTATCACTTATATCCAGACGATTTCACGTTAAATAGTATGTATAACCTTAGTCTGGAAAAAATGGAAAGCTTATCGAAGTTTATAACAGAGCGGTATATGACAGGGTTCATCCGTGATTATTTAGTATATATATTTTCATTTATCATCCTTGTTGTGGGTGGAGCAATCTGGCTCTTTGATGGATTTTCCTTTGACCCATCTAATGATGCACCTGCCAATTTTTTTGAAGTGGGCTTAATGACTGCGATGGTCATTACCGCAATAACCGTACTGTTTTCAAAAACTCGGTTGACCTCCATTGTTGCTGTTGGTGCACTTGGATTTCTAGTTTCCTTTTTCTTTGTTCTATTTAGAGCACCAGACTTGGCATTAACCCAATTAGTAGTTGAGACCGTTACGACTGCACTATTTTTGCTATGCTTCTATCACTTGCCACAGTTGAGAAAGGAAAAAAGCCGGATACAGTTTAAAGTGGTCAATGCGATCATCTCAATTGGGGTAGGTGTTGTTGTTACACTCATTGCTTTATCTGCGAATGGAAATCGTTTATTTGAATCAATTTCAAGTTTTTACGAGAATTCTTATGAATTGGCAGGAGCAAAAAATATTGTAAACTCTATCCTCGTGGATTTTCGCGGGATTGATACGATGCTAGAGATTCTTGTTTTATGTATTGCAGGTCTTGGGGTATATACATTAATCAAGATTAGACTTACGGGGAGGGATGAAAATGAAGAAGCCAAATGA
- a CDS encoding universal stress protein encodes MKKMKERMDESILVCVYYGPNGERLIQRGCKIANMLDCPLYILTVDPKPFDDLDAEKSNYIARWKQLASQHSADAFIIKDNEQRPISKVIAEVAREKNITQIILGQTAQSRWEQIAKGSIINSLLREIPFVDLHIISVSRYLKNPDRNFEKGVRAYLVKEHNHYQLLFKHTKDVEFEGIFFKEFGTDFNNGIFKFMKDKETLQVQVKENIVKDLTNVAMDTNLTSDEDYL; translated from the coding sequence ATGAAAAAGATGAAAGAGCGCATGGACGAAAGTATTCTCGTCTGTGTTTATTATGGTCCCAACGGTGAACGTCTCATTCAAAGGGGCTGCAAAATTGCCAATATGCTTGATTGTCCACTATACATCCTTACCGTAGATCCTAAACCATTTGATGATTTGGATGCAGAAAAATCAAACTATATTGCCAGATGGAAACAATTAGCTTCCCAACATAGTGCTGACGCATTCATTATTAAGGATAATGAACAAAGACCGATATCAAAAGTGATTGCCGAAGTTGCAAGAGAAAAAAATATTACACAGATCATACTTGGTCAAACTGCTCAAAGTCGCTGGGAACAAATTGCTAAGGGGTCGATTATTAATTCTTTATTACGGGAAATTCCATTCGTGGACCTTCATATCATATCTGTGTCCCGATATTTAAAAAATCCGGATAGAAATTTCGAAAAAGGAGTTCGCGCTTATCTTGTTAAAGAGCACAACCACTACCAGCTCCTTTTTAAACATACCAAGGATGTAGAGTTTGAAGGAATTTTCTTTAAGGAATTCGGAACTGATTTTAATAATGGTATCTTCAAATTTATGAAAGATAAGGAAACGTTACAAGTACAAGTAAAAGAGAATATTGTTAAAGACTTAACAAACGTTGCAATGGATACGAACTTAACTTCTGATGAAGATTACTTATAA
- a CDS encoding tyrosine-type recombinase/integrase → MEYVEPIRDVESINAIKEILRRQSKRDLLLFVLGINTGIRISDLLSIKIEDIWDGTEIKEFLYLKETNSDEPKAYYLNNNVKLASEDYLKTYDFNVCDYLFKSKKNNQPITRQQAYRIINSAAKEVGIPGKIGTHTLRKTFGYHAYRKGIAISILMGIYHHHSPSETLRYIGISKNEKPLIKLDVNL, encoded by the coding sequence ATGGAGTATGTTGAGCCTATAAGAGACGTTGAAAGTATAAATGCAATAAAAGAAATATTACGGAGGCAGTCAAAAAGAGACCTTTTGCTTTTTGTTCTTGGGATTAATACAGGAATAAGAATAAGTGATTTACTTTCAATAAAGATTGAGGATATTTGGGATGGTACGGAAATTAAGGAGTTTTTGTATTTAAAGGAAACCAATAGCGATGAACCCAAAGCTTACTATTTAAATAATAACGTTAAACTCGCGTCTGAAGATTACTTGAAAACGTATGATTTTAATGTTTGTGATTATTTGTTTAAGTCCAAAAAGAATAATCAACCAATTACTCGTCAGCAAGCATACCGTATTATTAATTCAGCCGCAAAAGAGGTTGGGATACCAGGTAAAATCGGTACTCATACACTAAGAAAAACCTTTGGTTATCACGCCTATCGAAAAGGGATTGCTATCTCCATTCTAATGGGTATTTATCATCATCACTCTCCTTCAGAAACATTAAGATATATTGGGATAAGTAAAAATGAGAAACCGTTGATTAAATTGGATGTAAATTTGTAG
- a CDS encoding DUF1456 family protein has product MENNDILIRLRYALDIKDKDMVEIFKFGGVEVAKEDVLKILTKPKDSYDDEDYYEDDVPEDEEHIKCTNSMLESFLNGFITFKRGKQEPKPGQPDTPVPSKSKESINNQLLKKVKIALALTSEDMLDIFERAGITVTKGELSAMLRKEGHKNYKQCLDKYARNFLKGLALKYRG; this is encoded by the coding sequence ATGGAGAATAATGATATATTAATTCGATTACGATATGCGCTCGATATTAAAGATAAAGATATGGTTGAAATTTTTAAATTTGGCGGCGTTGAGGTAGCAAAAGAAGATGTGCTAAAAATACTTACAAAACCAAAGGACAGTTACGATGACGAAGATTATTATGAAGATGATGTTCCGGAAGATGAGGAACATATTAAATGTACGAATAGTATGTTAGAGTCATTTTTAAATGGCTTTATTACGTTTAAAAGAGGTAAACAAGAACCAAAACCAGGACAGCCTGATACACCAGTACCTTCAAAGAGTAAAGAAAGTATTAATAACCAGCTATTAAAGAAGGTAAAGATAGCGCTGGCGTTAACCAGTGAGGATATGCTTGATATCTTTGAAAGAGCAGGGATTACGGTAACAAAAGGTGAATTAAGCGCGATGCTTAGAAAAGAAGGGCATAAGAATTATAAGCAGTGCCTTGATAAATACGCCAGAAATTTCTTAAAAGGATTAGCTTTAAAATATAGGGGATGA
- a CDS encoding M48 family metallopeptidase, translating to MIHNYLGQTIRFEIKYKKRTSMSISIDLYGNVEVQAPKGISDERVIQALEEKWEWIQQKLKEMKDRTYGSEVKTYEHGETFLYLGKEYPIEISHDINTEQDRVVFEKEKLHIIVKHLEDEKIKQALKRFYYQQCKMLVEKSIKSYQSNFKSKPRSIRITDNKTNWGTCDSRQQLTFNWRLAMAPQSVIDYVVVHEMCHMVHLNHDRSFWRLVGKILPDYKQQENWLALSSWKMTV from the coding sequence ATGATTCATAATTATTTAGGGCAGACGATTCGTTTTGAGATAAAGTATAAAAAGCGTACCTCGATGAGCATTTCTATCGATCTGTATGGAAATGTTGAAGTTCAGGCTCCGAAAGGAATTTCCGATGAACGCGTCATTCAGGCTTTAGAGGAGAAATGGGAGTGGATCCAGCAAAAATTGAAGGAAATGAAGGATAGAACCTATGGGTCGGAGGTAAAAACCTATGAACATGGCGAGACCTTCCTTTATTTAGGGAAAGAATATCCCATTGAGATTTCTCATGATATAAATACCGAACAAGACCGTGTAGTGTTTGAAAAAGAAAAGTTACATATAATTGTGAAACATCTTGAGGATGAAAAAATAAAACAAGCATTAAAACGGTTTTACTATCAGCAATGTAAGATGTTAGTAGAGAAGAGTATTAAATCTTATCAAAGTAATTTTAAATCAAAGCCAAGGTCGATCCGGATTACAGATAATAAGACGAACTGGGGAACCTGTGATTCAAGACAGCAGTTAACCTTTAATTGGCGGCTGGCGATGGCGCCGCAGAGTGTGATTGACTATGTAGTCGTCCACGAGATGTGCCACATGGTCCATTTGAATCATGATCGATCTTTTTGGAGGCTTGTTGGTAAGATACTTCCTGATTATAAGCAACAGGAGAACTGGTTAGCGTTATCCAGTTGGAAAATGACTGTTTAA